In Nitrospira sp. MA-1, the DNA window GGCCACTTTCCCTCGCATAATTTTTATGACCTATCTACTCCTCATTCCATGATTCTTTTAATTCTGACCATCAACAAATTAGCCTGGACATGCCTTGAACCGGATTGATACGGAACTTGGCAACGCCTTGAAGGGCAAGATTCGAACGCAAGGGCCAATAACCTTCAGGGACTTTATGGCTGCGGCCTTATATGATGAAAATATGGGGTTTTATGCAAAGGCACCCAAAATTGGGAGTCCTGATGGGCCGTTTGACACCAATGCAAGATTTCCGGCCTTTGGATATGCCATTGCCAAAGCCATCACGTATGCAGAGAAGGCGGTAGATGTTCCCCTACGGGTCTTGGAATTAGGTGGAGGAACAGGTCAGTTAGGGAGCAATATAATGGCTTGTCTTGAAAACGATCGTGAATACGTAGTTCTAGAACCAAGCCAAGGGTTGCGAGCCAACCAACAGCAAAGAGGATTGCAGGCCATCCAAAATATTGAATCTTTACCCCCAAAACCGACATTTGTATTCGGAAATGAAGTGCTTGATGCATTGCCCGTTCATCGTGTGATGGGAATGGGACATGAGGAAGTTTTGGAATTGTATGTGGACCTGGATGAGGATGGAGAGTTTTGTGAGCAACCGAGGCCTCTTTCAACCATGGCTTTAGCAGAGCGGTTGAGTGGCGAGAGGGTGCAGCTTGGGCGAGGGCAAGTCGCAGAAATTTGTCTGGAGTTGAAACCATTCCTTAAAAGCATATGGAAAGTTGTGGATCCAGGGTATGTGATTTTTATCGATTATGGCGATTGTGCGAAAAATTTATATTCACATCGACATAGAAACGGGACTCTTCGTTCTTACTATCACCAGAAACAAATATACGACCAGTTTTTTGCTGTGGGCCAACAAGATTTGACGGCTGATGTGGATTATACCGCTGCTTGTTTCCTTGCAGAAGAGGTCGGTTTTGAAGTGGATGGGCTTATCCCGCAAGGAAGATGGCTGCGCAATCTTGGAATTCTGGATTATAAAGGCTCAGCAGGTGATAGGGAATCTGATCAAGAAGAGATTGATGTGCTCACTGGGCCTACTAGCTTGGGGAGTACCTTTGACGTTCTCATATTCAAAACCAAGGGTCTTTCTAATGGACCAGGCCTACAACCAGCCTCATGAGGGCTCATGAGGGATCCTGTCAAAAATTCCACTAGCCCGCCAAATCTCACCATATTTTTGATTGAACTGACATAGGTCGATAAATGCGGAGAGCAAAGTCAAAAAATATATTTTTCAAGAAGAGCCGGATGCCTGAATTATAGTCAATATTTCTATGACCCACAAAATGTGTGTTTGCTCTTTTTTTTTATCACAAAATATTGTAGACTCCAAAAATTCATTCGATTGTCCAGTGTTCTCCATTCATTTTCCGCATTCATTCACACCTAATTAGTTGGTGCTTTTCGAGATATCACGTGATGCGTGGCACGCGTGATGCAATGACTCACCCGTTGAGAAGAGTGGGAAGCAGGAGGCTTTCAAAGGAGGTAGAGTTATGACGTGTGTACGATGTAATGGGCTGATGGTGGTTGATGATTGTCTGGACATTAAGGGAGCAATGGGGGAACTGTGGATTAAAGCGTATCGATGTATTATGTGCGGGAACCTGATGGACCCCGTCATTAATCATCATCGCACTGATGGTCCTGTTCAGGCCCAGGTAATTCCATTTCGGAAGCGGCTGCGGAGAGCTCCACGGACTCCTGTTGCTCGGTTGACGGCCTGAAAAGCTTAAAAGACCCGTTGTGTTCTGGGAAGGACCACGCTCCCAGGGACCGATTGATTCATGGTTCAGGATGAGGTTCGAATGCTGCGTTGCGGCGAGGACCTATCAATCTAATAGATTAATTTCCTGGTTCTTCTGACGTTTCTGAAGCGGGTTCCTTTAGAGGTAAACATTCCTGGCCATACGGCTTTGGCATGGTACATTCCTCGACCTATTACCATACTATCACCTGCGACTATTCCGGCGTGATTGCTTGAGGTTACCTGACAAGTCCTCCTTGAATTATTGACTGAGCATGTCCGAGGGGATGGGGGAGAAATCTCCACGACGGCATTCAGCCCTGCATCCCCGGTATCCTGCATGAGCATTCCAATCTAGTCCGTAACTACCATTTTTATCCTGCTGGATTGAAATGGTGGAACATTCCTTTCCCAACCTTGATACACTAAGAGGGTTCCATTAGTCTCCGAATGATCGGAGGAGGCAGGGGTGCATAGTTTTTTTAAGATCTGATCTTGGAGTGTTTTGGCAATTTCCTTCCGGTTCCCGACCACAACATCGATGCCCTAAATAAAAGGATTCTTTTCGTTCGTGAACAGTGACCATCTCTTTTTCCTGGGCCTAATGGGAATCATGTTGGTGTTCTTTATCTGGGAACGATGGCGTTACGACTTGGTCGCCCTCAGTGCATTGCTTCTCTCAACACTTTTGGGGTTCGTTCCTTCCGAAGAGGCATTTCTAGGATTTGGTCATCCTGCGGTCGTCACCGTGGCGGCTGTGTTGATTATCAGTCGTGGGTTGAGTAATGCCGGAGCCGTGGAAATTCTCACGCGCTATGTCAATGTTGCCACGTCTTCTTCCCCGTCCATCCATGTGGCTGTTTTATCTTCTCTGGGTGGATTGATTTCAACCGTCATGAATAATGTCGGTGCCCTGGCATTACTGATGCCAGTGGCTATTCAGTCGTCCGTCGAGGCCAAGCGTTCTCCGGCCGTAGTATTAATGCCCCTGGCTTTTGGAACGATTTTGGGTGGAATGGTTACGCTTATTGGAACACCTCCCAATATCATCGTGGCCCATTATCGGGCAGAGGTGGCCGGGGAGCCATTTGGAATGTTCGATTTCACGCCGGTGGGAGGAATCATGGCGCTGGTGGGAATTCTCTTTGTGGCGTTAGTGGGTTGGCGCTTTATTCCCATTGCCCGACGATCTCAAAATGCGCCACAGGACCTGTTTTCTATACAGGAATATTTAACAGAAGTTGAAGTGCCGGAAAATTCAAAGGCAATAGGAAAGTCTTTGTCAGAACTGGAAATGGCCACTGAGGATTCCGACGCCTTAATTATTGGATTGGTGCGAGGTGACCAATCTATTCGGGGGGCGGCTTGGAGGGAACACATTCAGGTCGGCGATGTCCTCGTCCTGGAGGCGGGACCACAAGGCATTAATAAGTTTGTGTCCACATTGGGTTTGAAGTTAACGGGGACCCAGCCAAAGGAAGAAATTCAGGATTCTAAAAAAGCGCCACCCGCAAAAAGGGATGAAGATATGTTATTGGAGGCCGTGGTGCCTCCGGATCGTTCCTGGTTGGTTGGGCGGCTGGCGGGGTCTCTCAAGTTGCGAAGCCGGTTCGGGATTAACTTGTTAGGGGCCTCTCGTCAAGGTACACCTTACCGTGGGCGGCTGAGGGAATTTCGGTTTAAAGCGGGGGATGTGCTTCTGCTGCAGGGAGAAAAGGAAAGGGTTTTGGAAGTGATTGGCCAGCTCGGATGTCTCCCTTTGGCAGAACGGGGACTTCAATTAGGAAAGCCGGGACAGGCGTGGCTGGCAGGCGGGCTATTCGCTCTTGCATTGGGCAGCGCCATGTCCGGATTGGCGTCACTCCCCATTGCCTTAATCTGTTCGGCCTTAGGAATGGTGCTTCTCAACATTGTTTCACCGAGGGATGTGTATCAATCCGTGGATTGGCCGGTCCTAGTATTGTTGGGGGCCATGATTCCTATTGGGCAAGCGTTGGAACGGAGTGGAGCAACGACCGTGTTAGCTCAATTCTTGGTCAATATGATGGAGGGGTTTCCCCCAATTATGCTCTTAGGCATCATCATGGTATTAACGATGACGTTATCAGATGTCATGAATAATGCCGCGACGGCGGTCGTGATGGCACCATTGAGCGTGGCGGTGGCGCAGAATCTTGGGGTGAATACCGATCCCTTTCTCATGGCAGTGGCGATTGGAGCCTCTTGTGCCTTTTTGACTCCAATTGGCCATCAAAATAATTTGTTGGTTATGGGGCCAGGGGGGTATCGATTTGGGGACTACTGGCGTATGGGGTTGCCTTTGGAACTCTTAATCCTCCTGGTCTCAATTCCCCTACTTGTCTTTATGTGGCCCTTAACGGGGCAAAGTTAACGCATCTTTGAATAGGGACGAGAAGAAGGCAATATGGCATTTTTATTCCGCACCCATGCTTCCCGAAAAGCCTCCAGGCTCTTTTTTCGGCGGGTGGTGTACATGCCCACCGACCTTGACCCATTTCGGACGCTTCTGAGCCGGATTATATTGGTAGCCATGTTATTTTGTTTTTTGACAGGGATACTCTGGTTGGATCGCAACGGTCTCAAGGATCAAATTGATGGAGAGATAAATTTTTCAGATGTGGTGTATTTCACGATGGTCACCGTGACGACTGTTGGTTATGGGGACATTGTGCCGGTTACCACACGGGCCCGCCTGATTGATGCATTCGTCGTCACACCGGTCCGCATCTTTCTTTGGGTCATTTTTTTAGGGACGGCCTATCAACTGGCGTTCAGACAATTTACTGAGGTATTTCGCATGGCAAAACTCCAACGGTCTCTTGATCAGCATGTCGTCATTTGCGGATTCGGTCATACTGGCTATTCGACCGTCAAGGAACTGCTCGCTAAGGGGACGAACCCAGATCATATTTTGGTCATTGATCCAGGAGAAGAACGGGTACGCGTCGCTGGAGAATTGGGAGTTGTGGCACTCAGAGGGGACGCGACGCAGGAGGGAATCTTAAAGTATGGGGCGTTCCTCAATGAGGCCAAGGCCGTCATTATTGCCGCCGGACGAGATGATACGAATGCCCTTATCTTGTTAACCGTCAGGAATTTGAATTCACGTTGTCGGGTGGTTGTCAGTGCCAAGGAAGAAGAAAACGTCAAACTCTTTCGCCAGGGAGGGGCACAGACCATTATTTCGCCGGCGACGTATGGTGGATATATGTTAGCCGCCGCAGTGGATCAACATTTTTTGGTGGATTATTTGGAAGATTTCTTAACGGCAGGCGGGAAGGTCCGTATCGAAGAACGAACGGCCGACCAGCAGGATGTTGGAAAGTCCGCAATGGATTTGCGGCCGGATTTGCTGCTTCGGGTGTATCGGCAAGGTACGATACTTTCACACTGGGAGTTTGAAAAGAACCACACACTGGAGCTGGGGGATGTGATGCTATTGTTTAAACCGGTTTCGGAGGATGCAGCTTCTTCTTGAAGGCACTCCATCCCATTTTAAAAGAGGAGAGGTCTGGCATTGGCCACGATTAACAATATGCCGATTACACCTATGAGGATGGCCACTCCCCGTCTCAGATGATGTGCTGGAATAGATCGCGTCACTTGTGAAGCAAACATCAACCCTAGAAGACTGCCGAGTAACACCAATCCCGTTAACACAATATCCAGGTGGGCCTCCCTGAAATGGCCGATCACTCCACCAATGGAAATAAGAGCAATAATGAGAAGCGAGGTGCCAATAGCTAACCGAATAGGAAATCCCATGAGAAACATCAAAGCAGGAACAATGAGAAATCCGCCTCCGACCCCAAAAAACCCTGTCAACAGGCCAACCCCCCATCCGAGCGTGAGGGCTTTCAGCGCACAACGCCCGGAAAATTCTTTTGCGCATCCGCTCGGGACATCGTTCTGTTCTCCCTCATAATTTTTCCAAAAGGTCCACATGCTAATAAACAAAAGTAGATTGCCAAACGAAAAAAGCACCAGGGAGTCTGGAACGAGCTGGTGGCCATGAGCGCCCACCCAAGCGCCGACCATTCCGGTCAGGCTGAATAAAAGGGCAGAGATGAAGTGAACCCGCTGCTGTCGGCTCTCATGCCATGCCCCAAAGAGAGCCGAATAGCCAACCACGATAAGTGACATGGTCGTGGCATTTTGAACGGGTACGCCAACGACATAGACCAATAATGGAATGGCCACTAACGATCCGCCCCCTCCCGTGGCCCCCAATAACAGACCGATCACGCCACCAGAGAGGAGTGCTAACAAATAATGAAAGTCCATGAGAACCTAAGATGCAAGAGGAAAAAGTGAAAGGGTAGGGCCTGAGATGTCAGAATGGTGGTACATACCTTTAAAAGCCAAACGGACTAAGGAAGAAATTATGAACCACAATGATATTCATCGCCTCCAGTTCCAGGAGCTGCACCACTTCATGCGCTGAGGCCAGGATGCCCAGAGGTATTCATGCAGGCCGTAAGATTTATCGAGGCGGTGCGGACAATACCCCATAGATTACTTTCAGGAAATCTCCCAGGGATGAACAAATGAAACGTTTGAAGGTGAGTAGAAGTTAATTGTATGGGGAGAAAGCGAATGAGACAAGAGTCTGCTCTGATCAGGGCAACCGGCTCTTAGATTCTTGTTTTTATGGATTGGTCGAACCATTAGGAAATTCTTTTTTCTACCGGTGGCTACAGGGGCACCAGTTATGGGTAACAGCCCGTCTATATTACAAAACGAAGTCTTGTCCGATGGGATTCCCCAGACATAAGTGGGTGGGTAATTGACGTGAATGGGAACCAATAATTGTTTTTCCCTGGATCAACCCCGTTTTTATGTCATGTATCCAGACTAAGCAATATTTGATCAGGTTACGAATGATATATGGTGATTTATGGTTGCCTGAAAAGGATTAACAGGCTAGCGCGGACAGAAGATGTGGTTTCTGGGGTGACCATGGACCTAAAGGAAAGGAGAAAGGTCTTTCTTCCAAGGATGGGCAGGTCAGGATCACTACTCAATGAGTGGTTCCGCGCAGTGGACACCATCCTCCAAAGATATTTCGATACAACCGACAGTTACCAGTTGGGGAATGTATGGTTTTGTCTAAGAGGGATTCAATTTGTGCAAGGAATGAATCTTCTTTGAATCGCATGATGATGTCATTTGTTGCCAGGCTTGGCCTGGGATGAAACGACTTGAGATACGGGAAGGACAAGACGAAAGATCGTTCCGTGGCCTTCTTCACTTTCAACCGTAATGTGGCCATGATGGAGATCAATGGCATCTTTGATAATTTTGGTTCCGAGCCCTGTTCCTTCCTTTTTGGTGCTAATGGCCTGAGCGGTAAAGAGCCGATCCCGAACTTCTGCGGGCATTCCTTTTCCGGTATCGGCTACCGTCAATTCTACGGTGTCTGGACGCGGTCCTGGAGACCCGCCGACCGTGACTGATCCTCCACGGGGCACTTCCGGTATGGCATTATTGATGAGATTGTAAAAGGCATTAAACAGTCGACGTTCATCGGCATCAATAACCGGCAGGGCATCAAGGCCATCGGTCAGAAGGGTAATGCCTTTTTCTCCAGCGTACGTGCGAAGAGTGTCGAGCACTCCATCCACGACGTCTCGTATCCGACAGGGTGTGAAATGTGGAGGACTGGTGACACCTTTCACGGCATCCGCAATTTCCCGCACGCGGTCCTGAATCCGCTTGGCATTGGTGACGATCATTCTGATTAGATCCAGGCTGTTGGCATAACTGGTCTCTGCCCCTTTCGCCTTTTCCCTGATTAAGGTGGGGAACTGTTCATCCAATTCATCCTTTAATAAATCTGCACCTGACAACACAGGCATCAACATATTTTTAATATCGTGGCCGATATCCCCAAGAACTCTGGTCACTTCTGCAAGTTTGGCTTCTTCTAATAATTGGGCAGCCATCCGTTTCTTTTCGGTGATATCCTGAAACGTGACCACGGCTCCCGCCAATCCCCCTTGCTCATCCCAGATCGGGGTGCTTGTATACCGGGCAGGGAAGCTCGTCCCATCTTTTTTCCAGAACACCTCTTCCTCACCCTGGTGAACCAACCCATCCTTATAGGCTCCATAGATGGGGCATTCCTCTGCAGGATAAGGAGAGCCATCTGATTTCGTGTGGTGCCAGGTGGTGTGACTGGGTTTTCCAAATAACTCGCCCGGTTCATAGCCGAGTAAGATGTTGGCGGCAGGATTGACAAAGGTGTGATGTCCTTGGAGGTCCAACCCGAAAATGCCTTCGCCGGCGGCCTG includes these proteins:
- a CDS encoding SAM-dependent methyltransferase, whose translation is MNRIDTELGNALKGKIRTQGPITFRDFMAAALYDENMGFYAKAPKIGSPDGPFDTNARFPAFGYAIAKAITYAEKAVDVPLRVLELGGGTGQLGSNIMACLENDREYVVLEPSQGLRANQQQRGLQAIQNIESLPPKPTFVFGNEVLDALPVHRVMGMGHEEVLELYVDLDEDGEFCEQPRPLSTMALAERLSGERVQLGRGQVAEICLELKPFLKSIWKVVDPGYVIFIDYGDCAKNLYSHRHRNGTLRSYYHQKQIYDQFFAVGQQDLTADVDYTAACFLAEEVGFEVDGLIPQGRWLRNLGILDYKGSAGDRESDQEEIDVLTGPTSLGSTFDVLIFKTKGLSNGPGLQPAS
- a CDS encoding SLC13 family permease; translated protein: MNSDHLFFLGLMGIMLVFFIWERWRYDLVALSALLLSTLLGFVPSEEAFLGFGHPAVVTVAAVLIISRGLSNAGAVEILTRYVNVATSSSPSIHVAVLSSLGGLISTVMNNVGALALLMPVAIQSSVEAKRSPAVVLMPLAFGTILGGMVTLIGTPPNIIVAHYRAEVAGEPFGMFDFTPVGGIMALVGILFVALVGWRFIPIARRSQNAPQDLFSIQEYLTEVEVPENSKAIGKSLSELEMATEDSDALIIGLVRGDQSIRGAAWREHIQVGDVLVLEAGPQGINKFVSTLGLKLTGTQPKEEIQDSKKAPPAKRDEDMLLEAVVPPDRSWLVGRLAGSLKLRSRFGINLLGASRQGTPYRGRLREFRFKAGDVLLLQGEKERVLEVIGQLGCLPLAERGLQLGKPGQAWLAGGLFALALGSAMSGLASLPIALICSALGMVLLNIVSPRDVYQSVDWPVLVLLGAMIPIGQALERSGATTVLAQFLVNMMEGFPPIMLLGIIMVLTMTLSDVMNNAATAVVMAPLSVAVAQNLGVNTDPFLMAVAIGASCAFLTPIGHQNNLLVMGPGGYRFGDYWRMGLPLELLILLVSIPLLVFMWPLTGQS
- a CDS encoding potassium channel family protein — encoded protein: MAFLFRTHASRKASRLFFRRVVYMPTDLDPFRTLLSRIILVAMLFCFLTGILWLDRNGLKDQIDGEINFSDVVYFTMVTVTTVGYGDIVPVTTRARLIDAFVVTPVRIFLWVIFLGTAYQLAFRQFTEVFRMAKLQRSLDQHVVICGFGHTGYSTVKELLAKGTNPDHILVIDPGEERVRVAGELGVVALRGDATQEGILKYGAFLNEAKAVIIAAGRDDTNALILLTVRNLNSRCRVVVSAKEEENVKLFRQGGAQTIISPATYGGYMLAAAVDQHFLVDYLEDFLTAGGKVRIEERTADQQDVGKSAMDLRPDLLLRVYRQGTILSHWEFEKNHTLELGDVMLLFKPVSEDAASS
- a CDS encoding sulfite exporter TauE/SafE family protein, whose product is MDFHYLLALLSGGVIGLLLGATGGGGSLVAIPLLVYVVGVPVQNATTMSLIVVGYSALFGAWHESRQQRVHFISALLFSLTGMVGAWVGAHGHQLVPDSLVLFSFGNLLLFISMWTFWKNYEGEQNDVPSGCAKEFSGRCALKALTLGWGVGLLTGFFGVGGGFLIVPALMFLMGFPIRLAIGTSLLIIALISIGGVIGHFREAHLDIVLTGLVLLGSLLGLMFASQVTRSIPAHHLRRGVAILIGVIGILLIVANARPLLF
- a CDS encoding PAS domain S-box protein, coding for MPPAPENVQPDNTDVSQMLKNLEQHHALILQAAGEGIFGLDLEGRHTFVNPAAAKMLGYEPQELIGQPSHSLWHHTKADGTPYPQEQCPNYATYKDGQVHRGDNEVFWRKNGTSFPVEYSSTPIRHEGVLVGAVVVFQDITYRRQCEKSLEQFRRHNDMILQAAGEGIFGLDLQGHHTFVNPAANILLGYEPGELFGKPSHTTWHHTKSDGSPYPAEECPIYGAYKDGLVHQGEEEVFWKKDGTSFPARYTSTPIWDEQGGLAGAVVTFQDITEKKRMAAQLLEEAKLAEVTRVLGDIGHDIKNMLMPVLSGADLLKDELDEQFPTLIREKAKGAETSYANSLDLIRMIVTNAKRIQDRVREIADAVKGVTSPPHFTPCRIRDVVDGVLDTLRTYAGEKGITLLTDGLDALPVIDADERRLFNAFYNLINNAIPEVPRGGSVTVGGSPGPRPDTVELTVADTGKGMPAEVRDRLFTAQAISTKKEGTGLGTKIIKDAIDLHHGHITVESEEGHGTIFRLVLPVSQVVSSQAKPGNK